The following proteins are co-located in the Canis aureus isolate CA01 chromosome X, VMU_Caureus_v.1.0, whole genome shotgun sequence genome:
- the CLCN4 gene encoding H(+)/Cl(-) exchange transporter 4, whose translation MVNAGAMSGSGNLMDFLDEPFPDVGTYEDFHTIDWLREKSRDTDRHRKITSKSKESIWEFIKSLLDAWSGWVVMLLIGLLAGTLAGVIDLAVDWMTDLKEGVCLSAFWYSHEQCCWTSNETTFEDRDKCPLWQKWSELLVNQSEGASAYILNYLMYILWALLFAFLAVSLVRVFAPYACGSGIPEIKTILSGFIIRGYLGKWTLLIKTVTLVLVVSSGLSLGKEGPLVHVACCCGNFFSSLFSKYSKNEGKRREVLSAAAAAGVSVAFGAPIGGVLFSLEEVSYYFPLKTLWRSFFAALVAAFTLRSINPFGNSRLVLFYVEYHTPWYMAELFPFILLGVFGGLWGTLFIRCNIAWCRRRKTTKLGKYPVLEVIVVTAITAIIAYPNPYTRRSTSELISELFNDCGALESSQLCDYINDPNMTRPVDDIPDRPAGVGVYTAMWQLALALIFKIVITIFTFGMKIPSGLFIPSMAVGAMAGRMVGIGVEQLAYHHHDWIVFRNWCRPGADCVTPGLYAMVGAAACLGGVTRMTVSLVVIMFELTGGLEYIVPLMAAAVTSKWVADAFGKEGIYEAHIHLNGYPFLDVKDEFTHRTLATDVMRPRRGEPPLSVLTQDSMTVEDVETLIKETDYNGFPVVVSRDSERLIGFAQRRELILAIKNARQRQEGIVSNSIMYFTEEPPELPANSPHPLKLRRVLNLSPFTVTDHTPMETVVDIFRKLGLRQCLVTRSGRLLGIITKKDVLRHMAQMANQDPESIMFN comes from the exons ATGGTCAATGCAGGAGCGATGAGTGGCTCTGGAAACCTGATGGATTTCCTCGATGAGCCATTCCCTGATGTGGGGACATATGAAGACTTCCACACCATCGACTGGCTACGGGAAAAGTCACGGGACACCGACAGACACAGGAAG ATAACCAGCAAAAGCAAGGAGTCCATATGGGAGTTCATCAAGAGTTTGCTGGATGCGTGGTCAGGATGGGTGGTGATGCTGCTCATCGGCCTGCTGGCAG GCACCTTGGCTGGGGTCATTGATCTCGCCGTCGACTGGATGACCGATTTGAAGGAGGGGGTCTGCTTGTCTGCCTTCTGGTACAGCCACGAGCAGTGCTGCTGGACTTCCAACGAGACCACTTTTGAGGACAGGGACAAGTGTCCCCTGTGGCAGAAATGGTCGGAGCTGCTGGTGAATCAGTCGGAG GGGGCCAGCGCGTACATCCTGAACTACCTGATGTACATCCTGTGGGCCTTGCTGTTTGCGTTCCTGGCCGTCTCCCTGGTGCGCGTGTTCGCGCCCTACGCCTGCGGCTCGGGTATCCCGGAG ATAAAGACCATTTTGAGCGGCTTCATCATCAGGGGCTACTTGGGGAAGTGGACCCTGCTGATCAAGACCGTCACCCTGGTGCTGGTGGTGTCCTCGGGCCTGAGCCTTGGGAAGGAAGGGCCGCTGGTGCACGTGGCTTGCTGCTGTGGCAACTTCTTCAGCAGCCTTTTCTCCAAGTACAGCAAGAACGAGGGCAAGAGGCGCGAG GTGCTCTCCGCCGCGGCCGCTGCTGGAGTCTCTGTTGCCTTTGGGGCTCCGATTGGGGGTGTGCTCTTCAGTCTTGAGGAG GTCAGTTACTACTTTCCCTTGAAGACCTTGTGGAGGTCCTTTTTCGCGGCCCTGGTGGCAGCCTTCACGCTTCGATCCATCAATCCCTTTGGGAACAGCCGTCTTGTTCTCTTTTACGTGGAATATCACACGCCCTGGTATATGGCCGAGCTCTTCCCCTTCATCCTGCTTGGGGTCTTTGGAGGCTTGTGGGGAACCCTCTTCATCCGCTGCAACATCGCCTGGTGCAGGAGGCGCAAAACCACCAAGCTGGGGAAGTACCCGGTGCTGGAGGTCATCGTGGTGACCGCCATCACTGCCATCATCGCCTACCCCAATCCCTACACACGCCGGAGCACAAGCGAGCTCATTTCCGAGCTGTTCAATGACTGCGGGGCCCTCGAGTCCTCGCAGCTGTGTGACTACATCAATGACCCCAACATGACACGGCCAGTGGACGACATCCCCGACCGGCCGGCCGGCGTCGGGGTTTACACAGCCATGTGGCAGCTGGCCCTGGCGCTGATCTTCAAAATCGTCATCACCATCTTTACCTTTGGCATGAAG ATCCCCTCGGGCCTCTTCATCCCCAGCATGGCCGTGGGAGCGATGGCAGGCCGGATGGTGGGAATCGGCGTGGAGCAGCTGGCTTACCATCACCACGACTGGATCGTCTTCAGGAACTGGTGCAGGCCCGGAGCGGACTGTGTCACCCCTGGACTTTATGCAATGGTGGGAGCCGCGGCCTGCCTAG GTGGAGTTACCCGGATGACTGTGTCATTGGTGGTCATCATGTTTGAGTTGACGGGAGGTCTCGAGTACATTGTGCCCTTGATGGCGGCAGCCGTGACCAGCAAGTGGGTGGCCGATGCCTTCGGGAAAGAAGGCATCTACGAGGCTCATATCCACTTAAACGGGTACCCATTTCTGGACGTGAAGGACGAGTTCACCCACCGCACGCTGGCCACTGACGTCATGCGGCCACGGCGGGGAGAGCCCCCGCTGTCCGTGCTCACCCAGGACAGCATGACCGTGGAGGACGTGGAGACGCTCATCAAGGAGACCGACTACAACGGCTTCCCGGTGGTGGTCTCCAGGGACTCCGAGCGCCTCATTGGATTTGCCCAGAGGAGGGAACTGATTCTTGCCATAA AGAATGCCAGACAGAGGCAGGAGGGCATCGTGAGCAATTCGATCATGTACTTCACGGAGGAGCCCCCTGAGCTGCCGGCCAACAGCCCGCACCCCCTGAAGCTGCGGCGTGTCCTCAACCTCAGCCCGTTCACGGTCACGGACCACACCCCCATGGAGACGGTGGTGGACATCTTCCGGAAGCTGGGGCTCCGGCAGTGCCTGGTGACGCGGAGTGG